In the genome of Siniperca chuatsi isolate FFG_IHB_CAS linkage group LG14, ASM2008510v1, whole genome shotgun sequence, the window acatgaacatgtcacccagtgcaacagtgtagctcactgatgtgtttttagtagtttttggacaacagtggagctctatggcacaggatccattcattgttgattttggttgACAAAAAAAGTATAAGTAAGTATAACATCATAGCCTATATACTTTTAAAGATTAAAATTGAGAACTGTTAAAAGAATGGTGttgattgtttttgtattaGAATAAATTCTTAGTGGCCTGCCGCCCCCACAAAGCTTCCTGCCCTCATGAACCAGGACAAGTACAGAAGAGTTTCATCTCAGTGTGATTCAACTGCAAACCATGAACctcaagaaaacagaaaagtgtcAGGATTTCAACATTAAATCATGACAAAAACACAGTCTCCAAATGTCTAATATGACAGTGCATGCCCTTGTATATCATCTGTACCCACACACCTGCTACTTTGGACTCCAGCAGGTCTTCCAGCTCGGCCTCCTGATGTAATGCCTCTGCTGACAGCTGGGGGGCTCCAGGGAAGCACAGCAGGATGATGCTGATGTTGTCCAAGCTGCCCTGTGGAGCGAAGTGGTGTCAGCAGAGGTGAGTAATGATGGCTGACTTCGCAAATgtcaacataaaaaacattatttcatcCTGGGTGAACAGTTTTAGAAATAGATCATTTTCACCTCAGTGTTTGCACACCAGTGTCACACAGATGCAGTGGAgcaggaaaatgtaaatgaactGTGGAAGATGCTGTGACATTTTGAGGTCATTGTGCAGATCCAAGCTGAATCTCTGTTACATAACAGAATGAAGTGATAGACATAACGGACAAACAGAGGGCAGCATGGATGTTAGTTTGTGCACATGTGGCCCATGTCTATCCTGAAGCGCTTCTTTGACTCTAAAGAAGatagaaaaagataaaaagatagACAATGATCCCAATTTCTTTTATTAATTACCTTGAGGTTCTGTGAACCCTGGTTATAAATAGGGATGGGTTGAATGAGGGGGTTTGCTTCACTTGTTAAGGTAGAAGATATGCATCAATCACATTATGGGTACATCATAACGCAATAAAGCTTTTCTTGCTGAAAAGCATAAGTCTTCTTGACAAGCTAATTCCCTTATTCTACAGATTAGTTACTGtatagtgaaaaatgttcacTAAACACCCTTAAATCTAGCAGCTATAATATGAGTGGAGCTGGCTGTAGTGGAACAATTATTCTCCCTCTCTggtctgaattttttttttatgtctaaGGACGGTACAATGAGCAATTCTGTTTTCTTGAACATCAACCTTCAACTGTCTGACACTCTCACAGAGAGAGTGGCTGAAATGAGTCCTCATAGAAACCCAGAATAATCCCATCTAACCTATTCTGACACCTCTGCAGTCTATTTCAAGATGGTCTGTCACATCATGAACAGCAGCTATAGTCTaaatgagactgaaccaaacctCTAGCAGAAGTCAGAGCTGCTTTTTCAGTCTATTTGCAGAATGTGTGCTGTTACAGCCACAGACGCTATTCTCTAGTTAAATTTTAGACCTTCACTACAATATGGccacaaacatgtttaaagtggccataatcaatatttttattttttaatcagaatcagaatcggaaatactttattgatccccgaggggaaactctttgttacagctgctcactatcacgtcacacaggagaagaagttctaatagaatagaaatagacataataataaataagtctgcaatCAAATcgaaatataatacactataatacacctaatcaaaataggcgggtatgaagtataaagctaagtaagtgtacagtacaatgtaataatataagtaagtAATAGTAGTGCAATCATGTGTACCGTCAAATTGAGTGTGGCAGATTAAACCAGcttattattgatattttacTATGTGAAAGGCTTTTAGCGTCTTTGagctgattgttttgttttcttgctacctgcccagcacagctgacagacaaagttagcaacaagCTAGTGAAGCAAGTGGAACATCTTGCTAcacagccagatatttttctcaggagttgaaGGAGGGCTCGGTATCTGTTGGATGAGTAAATAAGCAAtcgctaacaagtttgccatatcgacttaaaaggtgataatatttcAGTGTTGCTTTGCACAGATTTCACCACCTTAAACTTCCAAACCAGTGGATTTTCTCAGTTTCATTGCAGTACCAGCAACCACGCGTGCACACAGACCAAATGGcaacataaaaccaaaatattacATAGATTTTCACTAAGTAAACTTTAAACCTTTTATCTTTATGAACAAGTCatttgcatacagtatgtagaaaGAAATAACCAGACCTAGAAGTCATTTTTATACACAAGAAAAATGAGAGGATCCAGCACATTCCCCTGTGGAACGCCACACTCTTAGTTTAAACAGCAAGATACTATGTTCCTTTCTAATCCACTAATCAAAGCTGTTGGATGAAAAAGTTTGATATAAGacattctaaaaaaaaaaataattttatatatatatatgtatataagaaAAGGTGTGACTGGAGCACATTTTTTGAAAGCCTAATTGATTGTGATTGGTTAGGCATGTGTACTATTAACCAAATAGAAACTGTCCCTAAGTTACTTTCATAAAGCTGAGCTCTTTTCTCAAAAAGTGGAATGACCCTGGCAGCCTTCAGATTAAGCCAAACCACCTCAACACAGTCACAGTTTAAGGGATTATGTTATTACATAAAATCCACAACCCATTAAACATTATGTAACACAGTTTTACactgaaattgtgttttgtgtttataatCAGTTAAAAGGATTTGCCATTTAAACTACtgaacatttagaaatgcacaAGGTGCTGGATCACTTTGTATTTACGAGGGATTAAGATAATATGCACACTGGTTTTAACAGCAGGTTCTGACCTTATAGAGACAGAGGTCAATGACTTGAGTGCAGACGTCCCTCAGGTCAGTGCAGACACGCAGCCGGTTGTGGATGAAGGCGCACAGCTCCTCGTTGCTAATGGTGTCCCATACCCCATCGCAGGCGAGCACCAGGAACTCATCTGCTGGTGAGCgctccaccacacacacctctggcTCCGGTGACACCATCTGCTGGATGGGTGTCAGGTTCTCTGCCCCCTTGTAGCTGAAGTCCCCCAGAGCACGGGACACTGCCAGGGAGCCGTTGATCCGTTGGATGGTCACAGAGCCGCCTGCGCTCTCAATACGCGCTTTCTCCAGAGGGCTGTAAGGTTTGTGGTCCTCAGTGGAGAAGCAAACCTGGCCAGACCTGCACAGCATGGCCCTTGAGTCACCACAGTTGGCGAAGTAGATGTAATACGGTGAGATGAGAGTGGCCACCACAGTGGTACCACCCCTCTCCCAGCCTTCTCGACGTGCCACAGAGTGCAGGTGCTTGTCTGTTTGCAGGAATCCCTCGATGATGGCTCCTCTCACCTTTTCAGGATCGTCCTCTGGTCCCATTCCACCTGTGTGCACAAACAGATACAATGTTGGAATACCTTGTGTTTTCTGAATCTAGCAtctgataaaaacacattattgcATAGAATAGGACAGATATTTGCAGAATGCAATGAGAAATGATCAGCAATGATATTGATGTCTAATAAAGGAaaaatcatctctctctctctctcactgtaaTAAGATTCTTTTctcttggaaaaaaaacaagatcagAATATCTTAAACATAGCTGAGTATCattacaattaatcaaaatattctATTCCCTGATAAAAGATAACAACACTCAACAGGtttgatcaaatattttctCATCATTTCATTCATGCATTTCGGTTGCATATCTTTACCAATGGTCAGGATGTGACCCAGAAGGTGCTGGGAGCAGTACTGTGCCACCGTGCTGCCTGCATGACCATCGAACACAGCGAAGAAGCTCCAGTCGGCCAGCTCTCCACCCAGCTGTGGCACACAGTTATGAAAGTCTTCCATGTTGGCCCTCCAGCCCTGCATGCTTCCCAGGGCGTAGGTGAGGCCCCAGCGGGCGCAGCCCTCCTCTGATAGCTTGTCCAGAACTGGACGGTCCAGGTAGGGGCTGggcatcacctcctccttctccctctcccctggctgctctccctctgctgctcctccacggCCCCCCTTGAAGAAAGAACTGACCCTCTTCTCCGTCTCTTTCACCAGCTGCCGCATAAACGCAGGCATCTCCACGCTGCCTTTCCTGGCTGTCCTCATGGCTCGCATGCACAGCTGATGTGAGGAGAATCTGCTTTTATCCCTGCCCCGGTGTTTGTGGCTGGGACGGAGGGCTGAGCTAGGCCTGATGCTCTAGGGCTCAGAGCAAAATAGCATAGCTGATGGATGGGTGCTGGCTGCTCACCCCCCTCTCCCTGCtcatctcctttctctcctctccctctctggagACCTCACTGATCAACGCTTTCTCCTCCACtcatccttcctctcctccttgtttGGGCtctcctctgtgctgctgtgattTCACCTTCTCCCTCGCTTTTTCATCGCTCTTCCCTCTTTCACCAGCTCTCCCCCTGCCTTGTTATTTCCACCTGCCTCCGCTATGATTGGCTGGCTATTTGTGTGTACCAATCCCTGCCTAACTTGCATCGCCACTGTCATGCCTGAATTCACCATCCTCCTATCAGCAGCTCTGCCCCTCCCACATCTTTGGTAATCCCAACCTTTGATCGGTTGGGATTATGGGCTGCTACTGCTGTGGATTACAGGACTGTCGGCCATTTAGACGAAGAAGAGACACAGGAAATaaatcttattttcattatgcaCACCGATGATCCCTTTACACTGATATTTCACTGTTCTACATTACACATGGTGACAGTGCATGTACTACCTCTGCAGGGATTCATAACTGATCATCCACCAGTTAAAACCTGAAATCAGagcatttatttatgcatttattctTTAATTATGAGTAGATTGGACTCAAGGTTGGACTGTTTTTGCATCTACAATGTCTGTAATGTAATCCAATATTTAGCTTGGAGTGATCCTGTGTGCTTAACGTGGACTGAACtgttttatcaaaatatttgtaaaTGATACAGTCAACTGCATCCATGGCTCTTGGCACTTGGATAAGTTTATGATTGATTTTTTCTGGTACTTTAATGTAGCAATAAAGCAATATCTGTCATAGGCTGGATGTGGTTATTAAATTAATCATGGGTGTAAATGATCTGTAGCTTTGTTTAAACTCtctaaaataaaatggcaaagaaaaaactaatttgtaTGTTTTCTATCCTCACAGAAAATTGGAAAATTGTAACAAATTCAGTAAAGATGAAGGGGCAAAGATTGCTGCATGTattagctgtttattttatttctattttttattttgaacagGCAGAAATGTGATTTTGGTTTTGCATGATTATGCATGTCACCACGACATGACTTACAGCTGTTTCATTTGGCACTATTCCCCTAATTACTGCTTACATCTTAGTCAGCCAGGCTCACATCACTGCTCTCTGTAATTCTCCACATACTTTGATTTAAGGGCAGACACTCTGCCAGTCCTGCTACTTTAAACTGCTATTTAAAGTAGCAAAGGATTGAGAGATTGaactgttttaaatgtttaatcaaaCTCACTCGTCATCATGGTCTTAAAGCAGCTTgtcacagagttacacacaatAGAAACAaaccttgtttgtgtgtgccccAAGTACCCAGTAGATACCTGAACGTGGTACATTCCTGCACCTGCAAAAAGTATTATTTTGAAGGGGcaaaataagataaagataacATCTTTATTCACAGCTGCAAAATGTGCAGTTAGACAGCTGTAGATGAGTTTGAGGGTCTGTGTATCTTTCTGGCACgcatttaaaatgtgataagTGAAGCCCTCAGTCAATTTTCTATTAGAGAAGCTACTGTATGCTGTGTTTCTAGTTATGATTCAGGCTCTATGATAAATTCATTAGTTGTCATGAATGCTGCAGTATACAGCTGGAGGAGATAGCAGCCTACTGGCAGTGGCTGTGTTCTTATTAATCTTGACTGGTGatgaattttacattaaaaactgtTTGTCACTGACGTGGCTGCATGTGAAGGCCTCTGGGTGCAGGTTGGCCACCAACTGGCTGAGGAACCATGAGAGTCTCTGTGGGACAAGTACATGCTGATGTCTCAGGTTCCCAatttgagtgtgtgcgtgtgtgtttgtgtgtgtgtgaatccaaACAGGGGGTATCCAATACAGGATAAAATTAGGCCAGCCAGGCCTTATATTGCTGACGGAGCTGGGGAGGCCAAAAAAAGCCTGGAGTGCAAGCCAACACTAGAAGTgcaaggaagagaggagagcaagCAGGATCGTCGCTGAAATGGCCACCAAACGTAAGGAAATAAATGGTGACAGCTATAGGTAAAATGAATCAGACCAGACAGGGAGTCCAGCTgtcaggtggaggaggaagagagaactTAGTTTTTCCCCTCTGCTGGGCAGGTTTGAACACAGACAGGATGACCAGTCAAATACTGAGTGCAGCATGTCTTTCATttggtggacaggtggacagaatGGGACTCGACTAAATGAGATCCTCTTGCTGAttgaatgttgttgtttgtttcattctTCAAGGTCCAGCTTGTCCCACAAGAAAATTGTTTTCTTGTCAGGGCTATTTTTTagattatattttacttttgttattaGGCTAAGAATCAGAGTTACGTTATGGTTATGCCATGCTTTGGAAATGCCTCACCAGCATCCTGTCCAAATATGCCATTAAATAAGAAAACCTGAAAAATGTTCTCTTATATATTTCTCTGGAAACCTGATTATGAGAACAGGTTGCTGGTTtagttgcgtgtgtgtgtaactaCATGACTCTGTTGCTTGTAAATTGTCTTTTGGAAgacaagttgttgttttgtgtgcctctgtgtgtctaGGTGTACGAttcctgagtgtgtgttgtAATCAGATAATTACCTTGAGATTAACACTGGAGTTAGGAGGCTCATTTAAAGTTGATGGTGGTTGAAGATTTAATATCATACTGTGACTCctcctttatttattattcattcagaAATGTGCAAAGTATGCATTCAGAGACATTGTTTTTCCTGAAATATCTTATTTTTTGGCAAGAAAAGAGATGAACAAAGAGATGCTACTGCTTAGGATGCTTGAATATAAGGCAACATTTTCTCATAGATTAGTCCCATAAACAGTATGCTAACATGGTAAAGATTAACaaatgttgattgttttaattttttccttTCCATAATGTACTGAGCTttgttcctgttatttttctttgtcatcctTTGTCTAACTTTTTTTATCCCAGatatttttaaatagaaaaagacAACATGTGTTTGATCCATATCATGTAAGTTGCTGTTTAAACTTAATCAGATATAGTTCAGACAGTATGGCCATTCCAAAGTCCATGTTcttaaatatctcaaaatctatgtttttaaataacttaCTGTCCATTTTGCCTCTCATATAACTAACACCTCTCTGGCACAGAGGGAGTGATGTGTGTCACATTTGCGTCAGCACCAGCAGGTTTGTTTGTAACAAACAGAGGAAGATAGAAGATGATCTGGGTCATCTGAATGAGGAGTGAGAATCACTCACACAATTTTGGAAAACTGATGTGAAACCACGTGAAACAAAGTCTGAGCTTCTTTAAAACCACAGCAACAGGAACATGTGATCTACCATTTAAATACAGATCCATAAAAAAACTGTTAGGAGTTCAAATGTCTGAAGTAAAGGAAAGCGTCAGAGCAGCTCGTATTATCTCTATTTGCTCAAATTTGACAAAGTTTAAAACCCAAAAgaatatttatatactgtatattgcataTTGTATCTCCACAATaccagaaaaatgacagaaggTGGCACGTGCATGTTATTTTAATGAGAAAGTTCTTTGTGCCTGTTTCGTTTGTCCCAGGTGTTTCATAATTCAAAGTGGGCCCACAATTTTAACTAGATGACAGTACTTTCCTTATGATCAGGCATCTCTACTGCCACTTTTTAAATCTCCACTGCAATTTAGTTAGCCTCTCTTCGCCCTTCTGTCATCTACTTAAGtgctcattttctgtttttaacatgTGTGCATCTTCTTGGGCAGTTGTGGACCTGGTGTATTGGCGGAACATGAGGAGGACCGGTGTGGTGTTCACAGGGCTGGTGATCAGCCTGGTCAGTCTGTTCCAGCTCAGTGCCATCACCGTGGTCTCTCACATCTGTCTGGGTGCCATGTGTGTCACCTTCTCCCTCCGTCTCTACTACaaactgctggagctgctgcgCTGGAACCCCGGGGTCCACCCCTTCCAGTGAGTTCGTCACAGTAATATTGGTTTGTTTTTCCAACTTTGAGCCCACActgactgctgctgcactgctctgTATGGGTCAAAACTTTCAATCATGATTCACTTGTGGCTAAATGTAGGGCCAAAATTGTTTAGTATCATTTCAGCATTTAAATGTAGCAGATTTACGCAGCTCTTTGTGTTCTTAAGggcctgtatgtgtgtctctgtcacCAGGTCGTATCTGGATTATGACAGCACTCTGACAGATAAGGAGACAGTGATGCTAGTAGAGGAGGTGGTGCTGCTGATCGCGTTTGCCATCACAGAGATCAAACGCCTGCTTTTCATCGACAGCATGGTCGACTCTATTAAGGTCTGAGTgtgatgaaaaaataatgacagataCAATAATATATGAACCGCAACTGATTCATACAACCTGAAAGCCCATAAATCATGGGGGTCACAAAGCTAAAGTATTAAGAAACACAGTGTGCTGATAGCAATGCACAACACTACTCGCTACCACAACATTGGGCAGGTAGTGTATTGTCAGCTTGTGTGGGCATGGAGGAGTTCCCCACAGTTTTAAATCAACTTCAATGTTTTGCATGGTGTGGACCAGCAAATCAAAGCAATGACATGAAAGCTGTTAAGTGGCACAGAGCTGCATTGTAGGggtgttgattctcagtgaGACTGACAGCATAATCAACCACTTCACATTACAGGGACCCATTTGTTAAAACAGTATTATTGCATAATTCAACTGAACAGTCAATTTGCTGTGCTCTTTCTCTCAGTTTGTTGTGCTCCTGTATCTGCTGACCTATGTTGGCGTCCTAACCAACGGACTGACTCTGGTGATAACTGGTGAGTGCATGTTTACTTCTACCACTTACACAAGTTCCTAATAGATTTCCTCTGACTGTGTGTCCTTATACCTAAACAACAGAATAggttgtcagtgccttccaatgTGACTTCTTCCAAAAACGACtcatgagtgttttctgatctgccacctctatgaGTAAggtctggttaggtttaggtaaaAGTTAGGGAAAGGTTCATGGTCATGGTTTAAAGACACCAACTTTGACAGGAGAGAGGACACAAACCTCAGCCTCCTGTTTCAAAGTTACATGCTTCAGTGTCCAACCATCAATCCTGACCTCGTCCCTGAGGACCCATTCATACAGAAACGTGATGCTTAGAGAAATTGTTTTattgaaattgttgtttttattaaaataaacctGTACAATAGTACTGAAGTAATAGAAATcatttcttctttgtttaaCAGCTGTGATAGCTGTTTTCTCCATTCCTCTGTTGTACAAAAAGCAGCAGGTGAgagtttcatttttcttttaactgaactttttgaTAACATCATAAAACTGCAACATTTACTCAtgcagaagaaaagagaaattatgaactagtaataataaaaaaattaaaaactatgaaaatgattaaaaatatgaGTGCATAAACTGTACTTTGttcaagaaaataacaaaataatattttagtaAAACCATCTATGATGCCAGAGAAATAAAAGTTAGATGCAGAAATGCTTTGAATGCACTGACCTGTCTGTCATTTTGGTGACAGGTGCGGACAAGGAGGATGGTTAGAACAGTCAAAGCTTTCGTAAAGAGAATCAGAAACCTGTAAGTAACCTGCTCCTTATATAATGTTCTTTTATGTgcatcttttgtcttttatattgTGTCCTGTTTTGTTGCAGGTGCCTGAGTCTGTATGATTCAGTGAGACCCTCTTCTGCCCCTGAACCTGCCCCAAAACCTGCCCCTGCATCTGCACCTGTCCCCAAACAGAAAGCCAAGTCCAAGTAACTTGTTGGTCGCACGTTGAAAGCACCCAGGATTTGGGATTTGGAAAATGTTGGAATGGTACATCCTCTGTGGGGC includes:
- the rtn2b gene encoding reticulon-2b: MATKLVDLVYWRNMRRTGVVFTGLVISLVSLFQLSAITVVSHICLGAMCVTFSLRLYYKLLELLRWNPGVHPFQSYLDYDSTLTDKETVMLVEEVVLLIAFAITEIKRLLFIDSMVDSIKFVVLLYLLTYVGVLTNGLTLVITAVIAVFSIPLLYKKQQVRTRRMVRTVKAFVKRIRNLCLSLYDSVRPSSAPEPAPKPAPASAPVPKQKAKSK
- the ppm1nb gene encoding protein phosphatase, Mg2+/Mn2+ dependent, 1Nb (putative) codes for the protein MRAMRTARKGSVEMPAFMRQLVKETEKRVSSFFKGGRGGAAEGEQPGEREKEEVMPSPYLDRPVLDKLSEEGCARWGLTYALGSMQGWRANMEDFHNCVPQLGGELADWSFFAVFDGHAGSTVAQYCSQHLLGHILTIGGMGPEDDPEKVRGAIIEGFLQTDKHLHSVARREGWERGGTTVVATLISPYYIYFANCGDSRAMLCRSGQVCFSTEDHKPYSPLEKARIESAGGSVTIQRINGSLAVSRALGDFSYKGAENLTPIQQMVSPEPEVCVVERSPADEFLVLACDGVWDTISNEELCAFIHNRLRVCTDLRDVCTQVIDLCLYKGSLDNISIILLCFPGAPQLSAEALHQEAELEDLLESKVAEIYDELCVNGEEPDLLSVLTVLASTVIPGLPPGGGIQSKRNCIISAYYQQRETHNPTLPNGLEGF